In Polycladomyces zharkentensis, the DNA window CCTGATGCTGAACAAAGGGTTCGAATTCAGAAGAGATGAAAGATGATTGTTCTTTTTGGTTTTCTTTCAAATAGTTTCGCCCGGCATCCGTTATGCAATATAATTTTTTTCCTTCCCTCTCTTCCACGGTGACATAGCCTTGATCTTCCAACAATTGCAAAGTCGGATAGATCGATCCGGGGCTTGGTACATAGAAACCTTCTGTTTTCTCTTCCAATTTTTTCATCATTTCGTAACCATGCATGGGTCCTTCAAGCAAAAGTTTGAGAAGGGCGAATTTGATGCCTCCGCGTTTGAAAAAGCGTTTTCCCGATCTCATCGCTTTGAAAGGGTTCTTCGGACCAAAAGGTCCTCCGGCACCAGGCCCGTGAAAAAATCTCATTCTCGGATCGAAAGAACCGTTTGCCATTGAATCCTGTCTCATCCAAAGATGAAAAGGGTTCATGTGATAAGGATGGTGAAACATAGAACTTGTCCCCTTCCTTCTGGGCGTTCG includes these proteins:
- a CDS encoding PadR family transcriptional regulator, whose protein sequence is MFHHPYHMNPFHLWMRQDSMANGSFDPRMRFFHGPGAGGPFGPKNPFKAMRSGKRFFKRGGIKFALLKLLLEGPMHGYEMMKKLEEKTEGFYVPSPGSIYPTLQLLEDQGYVTVEEREGKKLYCITDAGRNYLKENQKEQSSFISSEFEPFVQHQDVQQIHFEAAELSRLVMFVTHQVLRCSNDEEKEELLHFLKKTRNELLALLQQQDQQSED